The following coding sequences are from one Acipenser ruthenus chromosome 7, fAciRut3.2 maternal haplotype, whole genome shotgun sequence window:
- the LOC117415861 gene encoding beta-parvin isoform X1, translating into MTGQHATYTPAATWFTAPEPLSHSLLEICTRDMAGLLCGTKRKKQVSDLHEEGKNAINSPLQPSSIDIHPEDTMLEENAERSMIDPTSKEDPKFKELLRVLIDWINNELEEDRIIVKDLEEDLYDGQVLQKLFEKLSGCKLNVAEVTQSEIGQKQKLQTVLEAVNELLRPNGWSIEWSVDSIHCKNLISIVYLLVGLAMHFQAPIRLPEHVSVQLVVVKKREGLLQSSHVTKELTTTTEMMMGRFERDAFDTLLDHAPDKLSVVKKSLITFVNKHLNKLNLEVTELETQFADGVYLVLLMGLLEDYFVPLHNFFLTPESVEQKVLNVSFAFELMQDGGLKKPKARPEDVVNLNLKSTLRVLYNLFTNYKNAE; encoded by the exons ATGACTGGCCAGCATGCCACGTACACTCCAGCTGCCACCTGGTTTACAGCACCAGAGCCCCTGTCACATTCACTGCTGGAGATCTGCACCAGAGACATGGCAGGCCTGCTGTGTGGGACCAAAAGGAAGAAGCAAG TGAGCGACCTGCACGAAGAGGGAAAGAATGCCATCAACTCTCCTCTCCAGCCCTCCAGCATAGACATCCACCCGGAGGACACCATGCTCG AAGAGAACGCAGAAAGAAGTATGATTGACCCCACCTCAAAAGAAGATCCCAAGTTTAAAGAACTGCTTCGG GTTTTGATTGACTGGATTAATAACGAGCTGGAGGAAGACAGAATCATCGTGAAGGACCTGGAGGAGGATCTGTATGATGGACAGGTGTTGCAGAAGCTGTTTG AGAAGCTCTCGGGGTGCAAGCTGAACGTAGCTGAAGTGACCCAGTCGGAAATCGGTCAGAAGCAGAAGCTGCAGACAGTTCTGGAGGCCGTGAACGAGCTGCTGCGTCCCAACGGCTGGTCCATCGAGTGGAGCGTGGATT ctatCCACTGTAAAAACCTGATCTCTATCGTGTACCTCCTGGTGGGTCTGGCCATGCATTTCCAGGCTCCCATCCGACTCCCAGAGCACGTGTCTGTGCAGCTAGTCGTTGTGAAG AAAAGAGAAGGCCTGCTTCAGTCATCGCATGTCACCAAGGAGCTCACCACCACTACAGA gaTGATGATGGGGAGATTTG AAAGAGATGCTTTTGATACTCTGCTTGACCATGCTCCTGATAAACTCAGCGTtgttaaaaag TCTCTTATTACCTTTGTGAACAAGCACCTAAACAAACTGAACCTGGAGGTGACCGAGCTGGAGACACAG TTTGCAGATGGGGTGTATCTGGTTTTGCTGATGGGATTGCTGGAGGATTACTTTGTCCCCCTGCACAACTTCTTTTTGACTCCGGAGAGTGTTGAGCAGAAG GTTCTTAATGTTTCCTTTGCCTTTGAGCTGATGCAGGATGGAGGGCTGAAGAAACCTAAAGCACGTCCTGAAG ACGTTGTCAATTTGAATCTCAAATCCACCCTGAGGGTTCTGTATAACCTGTTCACGAACTACAAAAACGCAGAGTAA